A window from Thermocrinis sp. encodes these proteins:
- the coxB gene encoding cytochrome c oxidase subunit II, producing the protein MRRTTLGILSAFGLSFAQPLAEPAPLWDKMYYIWLAISVVIYLVVFIPGAYFLVKYRYKKGFNEEAQHVHENPMLEVLWTIIPVIIVIYLATQSFAFYKSQRTAPEGAFEIKVTGFMWGWSFEYPNGKQVYAFFNMIEDPETKSYLPFDKIPDMAKAYIPAGVPIKVLLTSQDVIHSFYVQPAKVTEDAVPGRITHMWFKINQPGEYWAFCREYCGTKHSKMAAVLKVVPKEEFEKWYGGSIDSKQVSLNK; encoded by the coding sequence ATGAGGCGCACCACCTTAGGTATACTCAGTGCTTTTGGCTTAAGCTTTGCCCAGCCTCTGGCAGAGCCAGCCCCATTGTGGGACAAAATGTATTACATATGGCTGGCTATATCCGTGGTCATATACTTAGTGGTGTTCATACCAGGGGCTTACTTTTTAGTGAAGTACAGATATAAAAAAGGCTTCAACGAAGAAGCACAGCACGTTCATGAAAACCCTATGCTTGAAGTCCTTTGGACCATAATCCCTGTAATAATAGTTATATACCTTGCCACTCAGAGCTTTGCCTTTTATAAATCCCAAAGAACTGCTCCAGAAGGGGCTTTTGAAATAAAGGTAACGGGTTTTATGTGGGGTTGGTCCTTTGAATACCCTAATGGAAAACAGGTTTATGCTTTCTTTAATATGATTGAAGATCCAGAGACAAAATCTTACTTACCCTTTGACAAAATACCGGACATGGCAAAGGCTTACATACCTGCAGGAGTTCCTATAAAAGTTCTTCTTACCTCTCAGGATGTAATTCATTCCTTCTACGTCCAGCCTGCCAAAGTTACTGAGGATGCAGTTCCCGGAAGGATAACTCACATGTGGTTTAAGATCAACCAACCTGGAGAGTATTGGGCCTTTTGCAGAGAATACTGCGGGACCAAGCACTCAAAAATGGCTGCCGTGCTAAAAGTTGTTCCAAAGGAAGAGTTTGAAAAGTGGTACGGCGGATCTATAGATAGCAAGCAAGTATCCTTAAATAAATAA
- a CDS encoding SCO family protein — protein MKLILLLLLPLLTMAYRISNHGEQDLSVVKIREELYLGKTIPDAKVKNLTGDVSLKEFINQKPTALIFAYYTCETACPLTVNNVRKLTKEKYRDYKFVVLSFDEKDNLQTLKAFVDKNFGGQVPENWLVGLLSKEDIKKLTEATGYKFYYIPRDRIFIHTSAIIFISPSGKITRYLYGAFPTEKDLKLAFIEAQKEQPRINNIIDLALLACYRYDNARSKYVIDPMLIFAGLGISGVLATFGLALLYKSRKEVLR, from the coding sequence ATGAAACTTATCCTTCTTCTGCTTCTTCCTCTTTTAACTATGGCTTACAGGATATCCAACCATGGCGAGCAGGATCTATCAGTTGTGAAAATTAGAGAGGAGCTATACTTGGGTAAGACGATACCCGACGCAAAGGTTAAAAATCTAACAGGAGATGTAAGTCTGAAAGAGTTTATAAACCAAAAACCCACAGCCCTGATCTTTGCTTACTATACTTGCGAAACCGCCTGTCCGCTTACGGTGAATAATGTAAGAAAGCTCACTAAAGAAAAATACAGAGATTATAAGTTTGTAGTTCTCTCCTTTGACGAGAAGGATAACCTACAGACTCTAAAAGCTTTCGTAGATAAGAACTTTGGAGGCCAAGTGCCGGAAAATTGGCTCGTGGGTCTTCTCTCAAAGGAAGATATAAAAAAGCTAACAGAAGCTACAGGCTACAAGTTTTATTACATACCAAGGGACAGAATCTTTATACACACCTCTGCAATAATCTTTATTTCGCCTTCTGGCAAAATAACCAGATACCTTTATGGAGCTTTTCCTACAGAAAAAGACCTCAAACTTGCATTCATAGAAGCTCAAAAGGAACAACCCAGGATTAACAATATAATTGACTTGGCTTTGCTCGCATGCTATAGATACGACAACGCAAGGAGTAAATACGTTATAGACCCTATGCTTATTTTTGCTGGTTTAGGTATTAGTGGAGTGCTTGCAACCTTTGGTTTAGCTTTATTATATAAATCAAGAAAGGAGGTTTTAAGATGA
- a CDS encoding heme-copper oxidase subunit III — protein sequence MAQHEVHHHLGEHEYSFWPLPLGLAILLIPVTFVSYFVWQKPMLALILGGISLVLFVLSLAGWAYEFFKKGHEEGLGFPAMIFFIVSEVVIFGTMFAAFYMARVAHADKWAGWVPKEMNLVMPVILTLILWTSSATAIVAEKAIESGKKALSALFFLITIGLGLLFAVLHIYEWTHLWHGGFTISSNMYGTGFYALTGIHTSHIFVGIFMQLVAIALILTNQISHHKGHTYIRATVLYWHFVDIMWLLVASSAYLVGSLV from the coding sequence ATGGCACAGCACGAGGTGCACCACCACCTTGGAGAGCATGAGTATAGCTTTTGGCCCTTACCTCTGGGACTGGCAATTCTTCTGATCCCTGTAACCTTTGTGTCTTACTTTGTGTGGCAAAAGCCCATGCTTGCCCTAATTTTGGGAGGGATATCACTGGTGCTATTCGTCCTGTCTTTGGCCGGTTGGGCCTATGAGTTTTTCAAAAAGGGGCACGAAGAAGGTTTGGGTTTCCCAGCTATGATCTTCTTTATAGTCTCTGAGGTGGTCATATTCGGAACAATGTTTGCGGCTTTCTACATGGCAAGGGTAGCCCATGCGGACAAGTGGGCTGGGTGGGTTCCAAAGGAAATGAACTTAGTAATGCCGGTTATACTTACTCTAATTCTCTGGACATCCAGTGCTACAGCTATAGTAGCAGAAAAGGCTATAGAATCTGGTAAAAAAGCTTTATCCGCTCTGTTCTTTTTGATAACAATAGGTCTTGGTCTTTTGTTTGCAGTTCTGCACATTTACGAATGGACCCATTTGTGGCATGGTGGTTTTACGATAAGTTCAAACATGTATGGCACAGGCTTCTATGCTCTTACGGGTATACACACATCCCACATATTCGTGGGTATATTCATGCAATTGGTTGCTATAGCTCTAATACTAACAAACCAAATATCACATCACAAAGGACACACTTACATTAGAGCCACTGTTCTTTACTGGCACTTTGTAGATATTATGTGGCTTTTGGTAGCAAGCAGTGCTTACTTAGTGGGGAGCTTGGTATGA
- a CDS encoding primosomal protein N' codes for MKIAIPGGRILKVRASFPYEGSPIGYRVLINGRTGVVVGLAEDGKEEPLLFPEKLPLTDPKNLEAIKDLALIYGLPTWQLMWEFIPSHWNWTKENFLEVSLYPFQALDQKTRQILSWVADRKLVKEDLVKKRFGSELINMLIKKGLLRVKKDWSAPNVEVELFKLNVPFEVAISKLRKTKRYAERIRLLAYLRERLYASREELREEGFSSKDLRALLSSGLIKVEKELMQNFTINPKSELRMGAGFLLKKLEKPTVVVGSLTKLTESLFQLVEEALREGKSLAIFSFYNPTLNYLLRELKPLFGDRVVSLSSFESPKQFIKNWFLAQEKGRIVLTGRMGLLVPFKDLHSVVLFDDYYTKMNGYIDLRNFVFQLYKYYGCQFFYYTCALSVETYQRVKGGQWEMETLGYSAEVKFLNRKPEEILSQELLSELEDDSLLLVRKTGYSYAYCPKCGFLVDCPRCGTFLTLSKNAHTLYCTRCNWRGPAECTHCGGSVIHYGFGIERVMEEIERSGLLRENIHFDTKPSLSGVYKKVFLVHGDNILSVPSINAEEEFWKYIHRARAIAKERLYIQSFLDKEIIENYLREDFLEAELERRKEENLPPFSKLILAVFTKDRTKALESIPNIKTRIYGNILEAFVKVNHKQLREILPKVIALKPIKLEVW; via the coding sequence TTGAAAATAGCTATACCCGGTGGGAGGATATTGAAGGTAAGGGCTTCCTTTCCCTACGAAGGCTCCCCCATAGGCTACAGGGTATTGATAAACGGGAGAACTGGCGTAGTAGTTGGTTTGGCGGAGGATGGGAAAGAGGAGCCTTTGCTCTTTCCAGAAAAACTACCTCTGACAGACCCTAAAAACTTGGAGGCTATAAAAGACTTAGCCCTAATATACGGATTACCCACCTGGCAGTTGATGTGGGAGTTCATTCCTTCTCATTGGAATTGGACAAAAGAGAACTTTCTTGAAGTTTCTCTATACCCTTTTCAGGCTTTGGACCAAAAAACAAGGCAAATTCTTAGTTGGGTAGCAGATAGGAAGTTGGTAAAGGAAGATTTAGTAAAAAAAAGGTTTGGAAGTGAGCTGATAAATATGCTTATAAAAAAGGGGTTGTTGAGGGTAAAAAAAGACTGGTCTGCTCCCAACGTGGAAGTGGAGCTGTTTAAGTTAAACGTTCCCTTTGAGGTAGCTATATCTAAGCTCAGGAAGACGAAAAGATACGCCGAAAGGATAAGACTTTTGGCTTATTTGAGGGAAAGACTTTACGCTTCAAGGGAGGAGTTAAGGGAGGAGGGCTTTTCGTCTAAAGATTTAAGAGCTCTTCTTTCTTCTGGTCTTATAAAAGTTGAAAAAGAGCTTATGCAGAACTTTACGATAAATCCAAAGTCTGAGCTTAGAATGGGTGCAGGTTTCTTGTTAAAAAAACTGGAAAAGCCTACGGTGGTAGTTGGAAGCCTTACAAAGCTCACAGAAAGCCTTTTTCAGCTGGTAGAAGAAGCTCTAAGAGAAGGAAAAAGCTTAGCCATATTCTCCTTTTACAATCCTACCCTTAACTATCTTTTGAGAGAGTTAAAGCCTCTCTTTGGAGATAGGGTAGTTTCTTTATCGTCCTTTGAAAGTCCAAAGCAGTTTATTAAAAACTGGTTTTTGGCTCAGGAAAAGGGCAGGATAGTTCTAACTGGAAGGATGGGGCTTTTGGTTCCGTTCAAAGACCTTCATTCCGTAGTGCTCTTTGATGACTACTATACAAAAATGAACGGATACATAGACCTTAGGAATTTTGTCTTTCAGCTTTATAAATACTACGGTTGTCAGTTTTTTTACTACACCTGTGCTCTTAGTGTGGAGACATACCAAAGGGTTAAAGGTGGTCAGTGGGAGATGGAAACTTTGGGCTATTCTGCAGAGGTTAAGTTCTTGAATAGAAAACCAGAAGAAATCCTTTCCCAGGAGCTCCTTTCTGAGCTTGAGGATGATTCCTTGCTTTTGGTGAGAAAGACGGGCTACTCTTACGCATACTGTCCAAAGTGTGGTTTTTTGGTGGATTGTCCAAGGTGTGGAACCTTTTTGACTTTAAGCAAGAACGCCCACACTCTTTATTGCACGAGATGTAATTGGAGAGGGCCTGCTGAGTGCACCCATTGCGGAGGGAGTGTGATTCACTACGGATTTGGCATAGAGAGAGTTATGGAAGAGATAGAAAGGTCTGGCCTTTTAAGGGAAAACATACACTTTGATACGAAACCTTCTTTATCGGGAGTTTATAAAAAGGTCTTTTTGGTTCATGGAGACAACATTCTGTCTGTTCCGAGCATAAACGCAGAGGAGGAGTTTTGGAAATACATACATAGGGCAAGGGCTATAGCAAAGGAACGATTATACATTCAGAGCTTTTTGGATAAGGAAATCATAGAAAATTACCTAAGAGAGGATTTTTTGGAAGCAGAACTGGAGAGAAGAAAGGAAGAGAACCTTCCGCCCTTCTCAAAGCTCATACTTGCGGTTTTTACAAAGGACAGAACAAAGGCATTAGAATCTATCCCAAACATCAAAACAAGGATCTACGGAAATATATTGGAGGCTTTCGTAAAGGTAAATCACAAACAGCTTAGAGAGATCCTACCTAAGGTTATTGCCCTTAAACCGATCAAGCTGGAGGTTTGGTAA